One region of Sphingomonas abietis genomic DNA includes:
- a CDS encoding DUF5597 domain-containing protein has product MNRTRAMIAALGLLASTAVAAATPSPMPKIEGGNGHYRLDVDGRPFFVLAAQMHNSSAWPAALPTFWKVAEQLHVNTVQAPVYWETMEPSPDQFDFSAVDALIDGARAHHVRLALLWFGTWKNGAGHYVPLWMKRDTTTYPRLEDADHHQLDGMSPFGMATMARDRAAFGALMAHLKSVDGDRHTVILVQVENEPGLIGTARDHSPAADAAFAAPVPADVLKASGHDAPGSWDKVFGATAPEAFSAWAVSRYINTVAEAGKATYGLPLYVNAWMRYRGLTQPGAEYPSGGATANVLDIWKSQSPAINVIGTDSYTGNLAEFHAGVLPYQRPDNAPWLSESGVTLASTRWTYDLLARGGIGASVFGIDDDTHDAALAAHGADNAMLSPLLPVLVERAAQGDVAALLQEPGIPSPTHDFGGWRVRGSFGAHWGQGDPSSAPVDADGAGRAVVARLDATHFLVAGRDIRVSFLPAGSGTTLQEVERVEEGTFDAQQNWHASRIWNGDETDYGLNLPSSGAVLRVQVTP; this is encoded by the coding sequence ATGAACCGCACCCGCGCCATGATCGCAGCCCTCGGCCTTCTCGCCAGCACGGCGGTGGCTGCGGCGACGCCGTCTCCGATGCCGAAAATCGAGGGCGGCAACGGCCATTACCGGCTGGATGTCGATGGCCGCCCCTTCTTCGTGCTGGCGGCGCAGATGCATAATTCGAGCGCCTGGCCGGCCGCGCTGCCGACCTTCTGGAAGGTGGCCGAGCAACTGCACGTCAACACGGTGCAGGCCCCGGTCTATTGGGAGACGATGGAGCCGAGCCCCGACCAGTTCGATTTCTCGGCGGTCGATGCGCTGATCGACGGCGCGCGTGCGCACCATGTCCGGCTTGCTTTGCTCTGGTTCGGCACATGGAAGAACGGGGCCGGCCATTATGTGCCGCTCTGGATGAAGCGCGACACGACGACCTATCCGCGCCTGGAGGATGCCGACCATCACCAGCTCGATGGCATGTCGCCCTTCGGGATGGCGACGATGGCGCGGGACAGGGCGGCATTCGGCGCCCTGATGGCGCATCTGAAGTCCGTCGACGGCGATCGGCATACCGTCATCCTCGTGCAGGTCGAGAATGAGCCCGGCCTGATCGGCACCGCCCGCGATCACAGCCCTGCCGCCGACGCCGCCTTCGCCGCGCCGGTGCCCGCCGATGTGCTCAAGGCCAGCGGGCATGATGCGCCCGGCAGCTGGGATAAGGTGTTCGGCGCCACTGCCCCCGAAGCGTTCAGCGCCTGGGCCGTCTCGCGCTACATCAACACCGTGGCGGAGGCCGGCAAGGCGACTTACGGCCTGCCGCTCTACGTCAATGCCTGGATGCGCTATCGCGGGCTGACCCAGCCGGGCGCCGAATATCCGAGCGGTGGCGCCACCGCCAATGTGCTGGATATCTGGAAGAGCCAGAGCCCGGCGATCAATGTCATCGGTACGGACAGCTACACGGGCAATCTCGCCGAATTCCACGCCGGAGTCCTCCCCTATCAGCGGCCGGACAATGCCCCCTGGCTGTCCGAAAGCGGCGTCACCCTGGCATCGACGCGGTGGACCTATGATCTGCTGGCCCGCGGCGGCATCGGCGCATCGGTCTTCGGGATCGACGACGACACCCATGACGCCGCGCTGGCTGCGCATGGTGCGGACAATGCGATGCTGTCGCCGTTGCTGCCGGTGCTGGTCGAACGCGCCGCGCAGGGCGATGTCGCGGCCTTGTTGCAGGAACCGGGCATCCCCTCGCCGACCCATGATTTCGGGGGCTGGCGCGTCCGTGGCAGCTTCGGCGCGCATTGGGGGCAGGGCGATCCCTCCTCGGCGCCGGTGGACGCGGACGGCGCCGGGCGGGCGGTGGTCGCGAGGCTCGACGCCACCCATTTCCTGGTGGCGGGGCGCGACATCCGCGTGAGCTTCCTGCCTGCCGGCAGCGGCACCACGCTACAGGAAGTCGAACGGGTCGAGGAAGGCACGTTCGACGCCCAGCAGAATTGGCACGCCAGCCGTATCTGGAATGGCGACGAGACGGATTATGGGCTGAACCTGCCCAGTTCGGGGGCGGTGTTGCGGGTACAGGTCACCCCGTAA
- a CDS encoding OmpW/AlkL family protein, which produces MNKALLAALGIAIGAMTAPAYAQTEGQAPTRSSDDFQHWIVRLRAIRVTPTEHTGPIEPTFPTANTAVSNSWAPELDFTYMATKHIGAELILGTTKHDVSGRGSLDSLGKAGHTWVLPPTLTLQYHFLPDGHIRPYVGVGVNYTIFYSEKASDGLQAAIGKTKFGMSDSVGYALQAGVDVDITRRVFVNFDLKYLDIDSTAKLTTGSLVNREHVRLDPLVPGVGIGMRF; this is translated from the coding sequence ATGAACAAAGCTTTGCTTGCCGCGCTCGGCATCGCCATCGGCGCGATGACTGCCCCCGCCTACGCCCAGACCGAAGGCCAGGCCCCGACCCGGTCGAGCGACGACTTCCAGCACTGGATCGTTCGTCTCCGCGCGATCCGCGTCACGCCGACGGAACATACCGGCCCGATCGAACCAACGTTCCCCACCGCGAATACCGCGGTCAGCAACAGCTGGGCGCCCGAGCTCGATTTCACCTACATGGCGACCAAGCATATCGGCGCCGAACTGATCCTCGGCACCACCAAGCATGACGTCTCCGGGCGCGGCTCGCTCGACAGCCTCGGCAAGGCCGGCCACACCTGGGTTCTCCCGCCGACGCTGACCCTGCAATATCACTTCCTGCCCGACGGCCATATCCGGCCCTATGTAGGCGTCGGCGTGAACTACACGATCTTCTATTCCGAAAAGGCCAGCGACGGGCTTCAGGCGGCGATCGGCAAGACCAAGTTCGGCATGAGCGACAGCGTCGGCTACGCGCTTCAGGCCGGTGTCGATGTCGATATCACGCGGCGCGTCTTCGTGAACTTCGATCTCAAATATCTCGATATCGACAGCACCGCGAAGCTCACCACCGGTTCGCTCGTCAATCGCGAGCATGTCCGCCTGGATCCGCTGGTCCCGGGTGTCGGCATCGGTATGCGCTTTTGA
- a CDS encoding Crp/Fnr family transcriptional regulator: MFRALTTILQSTTMPSPVCVLCQVRGESICGSLDDSELGQLHAIGRRQHIQAGETVIWAGEESPNCANILSGVFKLSALTIDGREQIVGLLHPADFIGHPYASEAEFTVTALSECEICLFPTAAFVEILESHPPFALALLKRSFETLDAARRRILLFGRQSAEERVAGFLLEMAGRPGASRATNGGPVTFELPLSRGGIADVLGLTIETVSRQMTKLRMAGTIALPGGRLVTVLNRNALERHAGKI, translated from the coding sequence GTGTTCCGCGCACTGACGACGATACTGCAATCCACCACCATGCCATCGCCGGTCTGCGTCCTCTGTCAGGTCCGCGGCGAATCGATCTGCGGCAGCCTGGACGACAGCGAGTTGGGGCAGCTCCACGCGATCGGGCGGCGCCAGCACATACAGGCGGGCGAAACCGTCATCTGGGCCGGAGAAGAAAGCCCGAATTGCGCGAACATCCTCTCGGGGGTGTTCAAGCTGAGCGCGCTCACCATCGATGGCCGCGAGCAGATTGTCGGCCTGCTCCATCCCGCCGATTTCATCGGGCACCCTTATGCATCGGAGGCCGAGTTCACCGTCACCGCGCTGAGCGAGTGCGAGATCTGCCTGTTCCCGACGGCTGCGTTCGTGGAGATACTCGAAAGCCATCCCCCCTTCGCCCTCGCCCTGCTGAAACGCTCGTTCGAGACGCTCGACGCGGCGCGTCGCCGGATCCTGTTGTTCGGCAGGCAGAGCGCGGAAGAACGGGTCGCCGGTTTCCTGCTCGAAATGGCCGGCCGCCCGGGGGCTTCGCGGGCAACCAATGGCGGGCCGGTGACGTTCGAGCTGCCGCTGTCGCGGGGGGGGATCGCCGATGTGCTGGGGCTGACGATCGAGACGGTCAGCCGGCAGATGACGAAGCTGCGGATGGCCGGAACCATCGCCCTGCCGGGGGGCCGTCTCGTCACCGTATTGAACCGCAACGCGCTCGAACGGCACGCCGGCAAGATCTGA
- the cyoA gene encoding ubiquinol oxidase subunit II, with translation MTSRSPILRRSRRLFALAAPGLLGGCNMVVMNPTGDIAMQERNLILIALAMMLLVIIPVMALTIIFAWRYRKGRAPETYDPTFDHSTRIEVVVWSIPLLIIFCLGVITWITTHTLDPFRPLDRIAPGRPIPPGTEPLDIQVVAMDWKWLFIYPKQGIATVNELDLPVDVPVRFSITSTSQMNTFYAPTLAGMIYAMPGMQSMLHAVLNKPGDSWGYSGNYTGRGFSDMRFQLHGVDRAGFDRWVAQVKASPNALSTGSYLTLEKPSEKAPVMHFSSVSTNLFYQALNRCVAPGSVCTADIMRKDRALDADHGGPFAIDGAPSSPATMSMGAPTNATPAAAVTPEQRDAGLPARGPAKPGTTTAISLPVPGAPRAARI, from the coding sequence ATGACCAGCAGATCCCCCATCCTTCGGCGCTCGCGCCGGCTTTTCGCCCTGGCCGCACCCGGCCTTCTCGGCGGCTGCAACATGGTGGTGATGAACCCGACAGGGGACATCGCGATGCAGGAGCGCAATCTCATCCTGATTGCGCTTGCCATGATGCTCCTCGTCATCATCCCGGTAATGGCGCTCACCATCATATTTGCGTGGCGCTATCGAAAGGGCCGCGCGCCCGAGACCTACGATCCGACCTTCGATCATTCGACCCGCATCGAAGTCGTGGTCTGGTCGATCCCGCTGCTCATCATCTTCTGCCTGGGCGTGATCACCTGGATCACCACCCACACGCTCGATCCGTTCCGCCCGCTCGATCGCATCGCGCCGGGCAGGCCCATCCCCCCCGGCACCGAGCCGCTCGACATCCAGGTCGTCGCGATGGATTGGAAGTGGCTGTTCATCTATCCCAAACAGGGGATCGCCACCGTCAACGAGCTCGACCTGCCGGTCGATGTGCCGGTGCGATTCTCGATCACCTCGACCAGCCAGATGAACACCTTCTACGCCCCGACATTGGCGGGCATGATCTACGCGATGCCCGGCATGCAATCGATGCTGCACGCCGTTCTCAACAAGCCCGGCGACAGCTGGGGTTATTCCGGCAATTATACCGGCCGCGGCTTCTCCGACATGCGTTTCCAGTTGCACGGCGTCGATCGGGCCGGCTTCGACCGCTGGGTCGCGCAGGTGAAGGCATCGCCGAACGCCCTGTCGACGGGCTCCTATCTCACGCTGGAAAAGCCGAGCGAGAAGGCGCCGGTGATGCATTTCTCGTCAGTGTCGACGAACCTCTTCTATCAGGCGCTGAACCGCTGCGTCGCACCGGGAAGCGTCTGCACCGCCGATATCATGCGCAAGGACCGTGCGCTCGACGCCGATCATGGCGGGCCATTCGCCATCGATGGCGCCCCGTCTTCGCCGGCCACCATGTCGATGGGCGCGCCGACCAATGCCACGCCTGCCGCCGCCGTGACGCCTGAACAGCGGGACGCCGGACTTCCCGCGCGCGGCCCTGCCAAGCCCGGCACCACGACAGCCATTTCCCTCCCCGTCCCCGGCGCCCCGCGCGCCGCACGGATCTGA
- the cyoB gene encoding cytochrome o ubiquinol oxidase subunit I, which yields MPNHSLFGPLFGRLTLDALPLHVPILIGTFIGVALIGVVVLATITYFRLWGPLWRDWFTSVDHKKIGIMYIVLGIIMLLRGFADAILMRAQQAIAFGSNQGFLPSEHYDQLFTAHGTIMIFFVAIPLVVGIVNFVMPLQIGARDVAFPYLNNLSFWLTVAGAVLVMISLFVGEFARTGWLSYAPLAELPYSPDSGVDYYLWSLEIAGVGTTLSAINMVATIIKMRAPGMTLMKMPVFTWTALCSNVLVIAIFPALTAAFFLLLLDRYAGTAFFTNDHGGSPMMYWNMVWIWGHPEVYVLVLPAFGIYSEITSTFTGKRLFGYSSMVYATVVITILSYIVWLHHFFTMGSGANVNAFFGIATMIIAIPTGAKIFNWLFTLYRGEIRFELPMMWVIAFMLTFVVGGMTGVLMAVPAADFVLHNSLFLVAHFHNVIIGGVVFALFAGMTYWFPKAFGFKMDEFWGKVAFWGWVIGYWVAWTPIYIVGLMGVTRRVHHLDDLSLQPYFIVALIGVAIILIGILGFVMSIVMGIVKRNRTRDLTGDPWGGRTLEWSTSSPPPAYNFAATPIVHDLDAWHDMKAHDYVRPTEGFRPIHMPRNTGAGVIISALSLTLGFGMVWYIWWLGAISFAGIVLVTIVHSFNTKRDYSIPATEVAATEDKRTLTLAAGV from the coding sequence ATGCCAAATCACAGCTTATTCGGGCCGCTATTCGGGCGATTGACGCTCGATGCCCTGCCGCTCCACGTACCCATACTCATCGGCACGTTCATCGGCGTCGCCCTGATCGGCGTCGTCGTCCTCGCCACGATCACCTACTTCCGGCTCTGGGGCCCGTTGTGGCGCGACTGGTTCACCAGCGTCGATCACAAGAAGATCGGCATCATGTATATCGTGCTCGGCATCATCATGCTGCTGCGCGGCTTCGCCGATGCCATCCTGATGCGTGCCCAGCAGGCGATCGCCTTCGGCTCCAACCAGGGCTTCCTGCCCTCCGAACATTATGACCAGCTGTTCACCGCGCACGGCACGATCATGATCTTCTTCGTGGCGATTCCGCTGGTGGTGGGCATCGTCAATTTCGTGATGCCGCTCCAGATCGGAGCCCGCGACGTCGCCTTCCCCTACCTCAACAATCTCAGCTTCTGGCTGACGGTTGCGGGTGCGGTGCTGGTGATGATCTCGCTGTTCGTCGGCGAGTTCGCCCGCACCGGATGGCTGTCCTACGCACCGCTGGCGGAACTGCCCTACAGCCCGGACAGCGGCGTCGATTATTATCTCTGGTCGCTCGAAATAGCGGGCGTCGGCACCACCCTGTCCGCCATCAACATGGTCGCGACCATCATCAAGATGCGCGCGCCCGGCATGACCCTGATGAAGATGCCGGTGTTCACCTGGACGGCGCTGTGCAGCAACGTCCTCGTCATAGCCATCTTCCCCGCCCTCACCGCCGCCTTCTTCCTGCTGCTTCTCGATCGCTATGCCGGCACCGCCTTCTTCACCAACGATCATGGCGGCAGCCCGATGATGTACTGGAACATGGTGTGGATCTGGGGTCACCCGGAAGTGTATGTCCTCGTCCTGCCGGCGTTCGGCATCTATTCCGAAATCACCTCCACCTTCACCGGCAAGCGCCTCTTCGGTTACTCCTCTATGGTCTACGCGACCGTCGTCATCACCATCCTGTCCTATATCGTCTGGCTGCATCACTTCTTCACGATGGGGTCGGGCGCAAACGTCAACGCCTTCTTCGGCATCGCGACGATGATCATCGCCATCCCGACCGGCGCCAAGATCTTCAACTGGCTGTTCACTTTGTATCGCGGTGAAATCCGCTTCGAACTGCCGATGATGTGGGTGATCGCCTTCATGCTCACCTTCGTGGTGGGCGGCATGACCGGCGTGCTGATGGCGGTGCCCGCCGCCGATTTTGTGCTCCACAATTCGCTGTTCCTGGTCGCCCACTTCCATAACGTCATCATCGGCGGCGTCGTGTTCGCGCTGTTCGCCGGCATGACCTACTGGTTCCCCAAGGCCTTCGGCTTCAAGATGGACGAGTTCTGGGGCAAGGTCGCCTTCTGGGGCTGGGTGATCGGCTATTGGGTCGCCTGGACGCCGATCTACATCGTCGGCCTGATGGGCGTCACCCGCCGGGTCCATCATCTCGATGATCTCTCGCTTCAGCCTTATTTCATCGTCGCGTTGATCGGCGTGGCGATCATCCTGATCGGCATCCTCGGCTTCGTGATGAGCATCGTCATGGGCATCGTGAAGCGGAACAGGACGCGCGACCTCACCGGCGATCCTTGGGGTGGCCGCACGCTGGAATGGTCCACCTCGTCGCCGCCGCCCGCCTATAATTTCGCGGCGACGCCGATCGTCCACGATCTCGATGCCTGGCACGACATGAAGGCGCATGATTATGTGCGGCCGACGGAGGGCTTCCGGCCCATCCACATGCCGCGCAACACGGGTGCCGGCGTGATCATCTCGGCTCTCTCGCTCACGCTCGGCTTCGGCATGGTGTGGTACATCTGGTGGCTGGGCGCGATCAGCTTCGCCGGCATCGTGCTGGTGACGATCGTCCACAGCTTCAACACCAAGCGCGACTATTCCATCCCGGCCACCGAGGTGGCTGCCACCGAAGACAAGCGCACGCTCACGCTTGCCGCAGGGGTCTGA
- the cyoC gene encoding cytochrome o ubiquinol oxidase subunit III has product MSDHVLNKGAPRVYHLPEDEHGHGESPTMLGFWIYLMSDALIFASLFSVYGVLSRNYAGGPAPQQIFDLPLVALNTAFLLVSSITFGAGMQAMDAGKVGSLKLWLIITGLLGAAFIGVELHEFSSLIADGATPQRSGFLSSFFTLVATHGLHVTFGLIWLVTMLVQIGTRGLTTETRRRLMCLSMFWHFLDIIWIGVFTTVYLFGVLR; this is encoded by the coding sequence ATGTCCGATCATGTGCTGAACAAGGGCGCCCCGCGCGTCTATCACCTTCCCGAAGACGAGCATGGCCATGGCGAGAGCCCGACCATGCTCGGCTTCTGGATCTACCTGATGAGCGATGCGCTCATCTTCGCCTCGCTCTTCTCGGTCTATGGCGTGCTCAGCCGGAATTATGCCGGCGGGCCGGCACCGCAGCAGATCTTCGATCTGCCGCTGGTGGCGCTGAACACCGCTTTCCTGCTGGTCTCCTCGATCACCTTCGGGGCGGGGATGCAGGCGATGGACGCCGGCAAGGTCGGCAGCCTGAAGCTGTGGCTGATCATCACCGGTCTGCTCGGCGCCGCCTTCATCGGGGTGGAGCTGCACGAATTCTCCAGCCTGATCGCGGACGGCGCTACGCCCCAGCGCAGCGGCTTCCTGTCGAGCTTCTTCACCCTGGTGGCGACCCACGGCCTGCACGTCACCTTCGGCCTGATCTGGCTGGTGACGATGCTGGTGCAGATCGGGACGCGTGGACTGACCACCGAGACCAGGCGCCGGCTCATGTGCCTTTCGATGTTCTGGCACTTCCTGGACATCATCTGGATCGGCGTTTTCACCACAGTCTATCTGTTTGGAGTCCTCCGTTGA
- the cyoD gene encoding cytochrome o ubiquinol oxidase subunit IV: MSISHTPTPHAGGHVPGGTPAQSHGSKRSFVTGSVLSIIMTVIPFWLVMSGALHNPQATALTIFAFALAQIGVHVVCFLNVDSRAEGGWTLLAFLFTAIIVGITIIGSIWVMYHLDNNMMPMTPQAMRQM, encoded by the coding sequence TTGAGCATCTCCCACACCCCCACGCCCCATGCCGGGGGCCATGTCCCCGGCGGCACCCCCGCACAAAGTCACGGCAGCAAGCGCAGCTTCGTGACCGGATCGGTCCTCTCGATCATCATGACGGTCATCCCGTTCTGGCTGGTGATGTCCGGTGCGCTCCACAATCCGCAGGCGACGGCGCTGACCATCTTCGCCTTCGCGCTGGCCCAGATCGGAGTCCATGTCGTCTGCTTCCTGAACGTGGATTCGCGAGCGGAGGGCGGCTGGACGCTGCTGGCCTTCCTCTTCACCGCGATCATCGTGGGGATCACCATCATCGGCTCGATCTGGGTGATGTATCACCTCGACAACAATATGATGCCGATGACCCCGCAGGCGATGCGCCAGATGTAG
- a CDS encoding phosphatase PAP2 family protein: protein MTGMRSLAHPSVPAIDRVPLLPGRWIGAAVAASLLATTILLLHVGLRIAASPALVALMAWAVGAVIACYLLRAPATPAQRIARDAIEGISLFGLFSLLGAIASYPLAAGHHALVDSELERIDLGLHFHWVSWYEIVAGDPLLQAIERVAYLSIFVTPAIIICHFAWAGRRAEIRRFIATFWVAAVMTLALFPLFPAAGPLATLWHGSTPYMPLSALYQEQVILALRDHAIQSIDLGALHGLVCAPSFHAASAVIYIVTASRIAALRWPIIALNITMLLATPVEGTHYFTDILSGAAVACIAIWLTRLLVARSASPLMGWDARFEQPLTAAE from the coding sequence ATGACCGGTATGCGTTCGCTTGCTCACCCCTCCGTTCCCGCGATCGATCGCGTTCCCCTGCTGCCGGGGCGATGGATCGGCGCCGCCGTCGCGGCCTCGCTTCTGGCCACCACGATCCTGCTTCTGCATGTCGGGCTTCGCATAGCCGCGAGCCCGGCGCTGGTCGCGCTGATGGCTTGGGCGGTCGGTGCCGTCATCGCCTGCTACCTGCTGCGCGCACCGGCCACGCCCGCGCAGCGAATCGCCCGCGATGCGATCGAAGGCATTTCCCTATTTGGCCTGTTCAGCCTGCTCGGCGCCATCGCCAGCTATCCGCTGGCCGCCGGCCATCATGCGCTGGTGGATTCCGAACTCGAGCGAATCGATCTCGGGCTGCATTTCCACTGGGTCAGCTGGTACGAAATCGTGGCGGGCGATCCCCTGCTGCAGGCGATTGAACGGGTGGCCTATCTGAGCATCTTCGTGACGCCCGCCATCATCATCTGCCATTTCGCCTGGGCCGGCAGGCGGGCGGAGATTCGCCGGTTCATCGCGACATTCTGGGTGGCCGCCGTCATGACCCTGGCGCTGTTCCCGCTGTTCCCGGCCGCCGGGCCGCTGGCGACGCTCTGGCACGGGTCCACGCCCTATATGCCGCTGAGCGCGCTCTATCAGGAGCAGGTCATTCTCGCGCTGCGCGATCATGCCATCCAGTCGATCGATCTCGGCGCGCTGCATGGGCTGGTCTGCGCCCCGAGCTTCCACGCCGCGAGCGCGGTCATCTATATCGTGACCGCTTCCCGCATCGCCGCCCTGCGCTGGCCGATCATCGCTCTCAACATCACCATGCTGCTCGCGACGCCGGTGGAAGGCACGCATTATTTCACCGATATCCTGAGCGGTGCCGCCGTGGCCTGCATCGCGATCTGGCTGACCAGGCTGCTGGTCGCACGATCGGCCTCCCCCCTCATGGGATGGGATGCCCGCTTCGAACAGCCGCTGACGGCCGCCGAATAA
- a CDS encoding LysR family transcriptional regulator, producing the protein MADRMTGIEVFVLAMRLGSLSAAARSMGMSAAMAAKHLDSLEGRLGATLVHRTTRRLSLTEAGAGYLDKAERIMVDLREAENEASSRAIAIEGLLRVSAPATFGVMHLAALVAEFGARQPGVTIELGLNDRYVDLLEERWDVAIRIGRLADSSLIARKLAKVRLTICAAPDYLARRGTPRTVEDLGLHNCLGYTLAPLVGGSSWAFGADGGTRVPIRGSLQANNGEALVNAARAGHGIVYAPRFMAATFIAAGELVELDFGMALLDLGAIYAVTHPTRRPAAKTRAWIDFLAERMPALAVGW; encoded by the coding sequence ATGGCGGATCGAATGACCGGCATCGAGGTGTTCGTGCTGGCGATGCGTCTCGGCAGCCTTTCGGCGGCGGCGCGCAGCATGGGCATGTCGGCCGCCATGGCCGCCAAGCATCTCGATTCGCTCGAAGGCCGGCTGGGCGCGACGCTGGTCCACCGGACGACTCGGCGCCTGTCGCTGACGGAGGCGGGCGCCGGCTATCTCGACAAGGCCGAGAGGATCATGGTCGATCTGCGCGAGGCGGAGAATGAAGCCTCGTCCCGCGCGATCGCGATCGAGGGGCTGTTGCGGGTCAGCGCCCCGGCCACGTTCGGCGTCATGCATCTGGCCGCGCTCGTGGCGGAATTCGGTGCCCGCCAGCCGGGCGTGACGATCGAACTCGGGCTCAACGATCGCTATGTCGATCTGCTCGAAGAGCGGTGGGATGTGGCGATCCGCATCGGGCGCTTGGCCGACAGCAGCCTGATCGCGCGCAAGCTGGCCAAGGTGCGGCTCACCATCTGCGCCGCACCGGACTATCTGGCGCGGCGGGGCACGCCGCGCACCGTGGAGGATCTCGGCCTGCACAATTGCCTCGGCTACACGCTCGCGCCGTTGGTGGGGGGCAGCAGCTGGGCGTTCGGCGCGGACGGCGGCACCCGCGTTCCCATCCGGGGCAGCCTTCAGGCCAATAATGGGGAAGCGCTCGTCAACGCCGCCCGTGCCGGGCACGGCATCGTCTACGCGCCCCGCTTCATGGCGGCGACGTTCATCGCGGCGGGCGAATTGGTCGAACTGGATTTCGGCATGGCGCTGCTCGATCTCGGCGCCATCTATGCGGTGACGCACCCCACTCGCCGGCCCGCTGCCAAAACGCGGGCGTGGATCGATTTCCTCGCCGAACGGATGCCGGCCCTCGCGGTCGGTTGGTGA
- a CDS encoding YceI family protein, whose translation MKSIRFSALALACAASFAATAGTAPIAPQSVQAGTYAVESHHTLAEFTVNHFGFNDFFGVLPGATGSLTLDPKAIAATRLDISLPVDAISTTNATLDGELKGAEWFDGAKYPTIRFVSQKVVQTGTRTARIVGTITMHGVSRPLVLDAAFGGAGVNPLDKAYTVGFSATATLKRSDFGITKYVPFVSDEVRIRITAAFEKAK comes from the coding sequence ATGAAGTCGATTCGTTTTTCCGCGCTGGCCCTGGCCTGCGCCGCTTCGTTCGCCGCCACCGCCGGCACCGCGCCGATCGCTCCGCAGAGCGTTCAGGCCGGCACCTATGCCGTCGAATCGCACCACACGCTCGCCGAATTCACCGTCAACCATTTCGGGTTCAATGACTTCTTCGGCGTGTTGCCCGGTGCGACCGGCTCGCTCACTCTCGATCCCAAGGCGATCGCGGCGACCAGGCTCGACATATCGCTGCCGGTCGATGCGATCTCGACCACCAACGCGACGCTCGACGGGGAGCTGAAGGGCGCCGAGTGGTTCGACGGCGCGAAATATCCCACCATCCGCTTCGTTTCGCAGAAGGTGGTGCAGACCGGCACGCGCACGGCGCGTATCGTGGGCACGATCACGATGCACGGCGTCAGCAGGCCGCTGGTTCTGGACGCCGCCTTTGGCGGTGCCGGCGTGAACCCGCTCGACAAGGCCTATACGGTGGGTTTCAGCGCCACCGCCACGCTGAAGCGTTCCGATTTCGGCATCACCAAATATGTCCCCTTCGTCAGCGACGAGGTGAGGATCCGGATCACGGCCGCGTTCGAAAAAGCCAAGTGA
- a CDS encoding YceI family protein → MPFQLAITGKQAHMQGSLTIDRRWFGVGQGQFAGTEAVAANVRIDIVINAQQ, encoded by the coding sequence ATGCCCTTCCAGCTGGCGATCACCGGGAAGCAGGCGCACATGCAGGGCAGCCTGACGATCGACCGGCGCTGGTTCGGGGTCGGTCAGGGGCAGTTCGCCGGCACCGAGGCTGTCGCCGCCAATGTCCGCATCGATATCGTCATCAACGCGCAGCAATAA